One window from the genome of Schistocerca piceifrons isolate TAMUIC-IGC-003096 chromosome 8, iqSchPice1.1, whole genome shotgun sequence encodes:
- the LOC124711803 gene encoding uncharacterized protein LOC124711803, giving the protein MEDSELAFVNIIKDYPAIIGKSQAPAARREKADCLKEVQHRYMVNFGKEITDVQIMKKLHNMKSRIKAKTDVNKTGNIKISLKNWEQIFLKFLDGDDCNPTIHRVPGACAVGGGSTSIITSPRNSEVADTDCMYEQESILQLPLIVPADHTDLVGPEVVVSSQSPASWHECVLKHRRLNMETDETRNLSTPELQRLVLLYQLDILKRRQQKLMREEDKQ; this is encoded by the exons ATGGAAGACTCAGAATTAGCGTTTGTTAACATTATTAAAGATTACCCCGCAATTATCGGCAAATCACAAGCTCCGGCCGCAAGAAGAGAGAAAGCGGATTGTCTTAAAGAAGTGCAACACCGTTATATGGTTAATTTCGGGAAAGAAATAACGGacgtgcagataatgaagaaactgcacaataTGAAATCCCGTATCAAGGCGAAAACGGATGTGAATAAGACGGGAAACATCAAGATTTCCCTGAAAAATTGGGAGcagatatttttaaagtttttggacGGAGATGACTGCAACCCAACTATCCACAGAGTTCCTG gAGCTTGTGCAGTAGGTGGTGGTTCCACCTCTATCATTACATCACCAAGGAATTCGGAGGTAGCTGACACAGACTGCATGTATGAACAAGAGTCAATTTTGCAGCTACCACTAATTGTTCCAGCCGACCATACGGATCTCGTGGGCCCCGAAGTCGTCGTATCTTCACAATCGCCTGCTTCGTGGCATGAGTGTGTGCTTAAACATCGGCGATTAAACATGGAAACGGATGAGACACGTAATTTGTCTACTCCAGAGCTGCAAAGGCTGGTGCTATTGTATCAATTGGACATACTCAAACGAAGGCAGCAGAAATTGATGCGcgaagaagacaaacaataa